A region from the Canis lupus dingo isolate Sandy chromosome X, ASM325472v2, whole genome shotgun sequence genome encodes:
- the LOC112671786 gene encoding 26S proteasome regulatory subunit 6A-like — protein MATVWDEAEQDGIGEEVLKMSTEEIIQRTRLLDSEIKIMKSEVLRVTHELQAMKDKIKENSEKIKVNKTLPYLVSNVIELLDVHPNDQEEDGANIDLDSQRKGKCAVIKTSTRQTYFLPVIGLVDAEKLKPGDLVGVNKDSYLILETLPTEYDSRVKAMEVDERPTEQYSDIGGLDKQIQELVEAIVLPMNHKEKFENLGIQPPKGVLMYGPPGTGKTLLARACAAQTKATFLKLAGPQLVQMFIGDGAKLVRDAFALAKEKAPSIIFIDELDATGTKRFDSEKAGDREVQRTMLELLNQLDGFQPNTQVKVIAATNRVDILDPALLRSGRLDQKIEFPMPNEEARARIMQIHSRKMNVSPDVNYEELARCMDDFNGAQCKAVCVEAGMIALRRGTTELTHEDYMEGILEVQAKKKANLQYYA, from the coding sequence ATGGCGACCGTGTGGGATGAGGCTGAGCAAGATGGAATCGGGGAGGAGGTGCTCAAGATGTCCACAGAAGAGATTATCCAGCGCACACGGCTGCTGGACAGTGAGATCAAGATCATGAAGAGTGAAGTGTTGCGAGTTACCCATGAACTTCAGGCCATGAAAGACAAGATCAAAGAGAACAGTGAGAAAATCAAAGTGAACAAGACCTTGCCATATCTTGTCTCCAACGTCATCGAGCTTTTAGATGTTCATCCCAATGACCAAGAAGAGGATGGTGCCAATATTGACCTGGATTCTCAGAGGAAGGGTAAATGTGCAGTGATCAAAACCTCTACACGACAGACATACTTCTTGCCTGTGATTGGGTTGGTGGATGCTGAAAAGCTAAAGCCAGGAGATTTGGTGGGTGTGAACAAAGACTCCtatctgatcctggagaccctgcccACAGAGTATGACTCACGGGTGAAGGCCATGGAGGTGGATGAGAGGCCCACGGAACAATATAGTGACATCGGGGGCCTGGATAAGCAGATTCAGGAGCTGGTGGAGGCTATTGTCTTGCCAATGAACCACAAGGAGAAGTTCGAGAACTTGGGGATCCAGCCTCCAAAAGGGGTGTTGATGTATGGCCCCCCAGGTACAGGGAAGACGCTGCTGGCCCGGGCTTGCGCTGCACAAACCAAGGCTACCTTCCTGAAGCTGGCTGGCCCCCAGCTGGTGCAGATGTTCATTGGGGATGGTGCCAAGCTGGTCCGGGATGCCTTTGCCCTGGCCAAGGAGAAAGCGCCATCCATTATCTTCATTGATGAGCTGGATGCCACTGGCACTAAGCGCTTTGACAGTGAGAAGGCCGGAGATCGGGAGGTGCAGAGGACAATGTTGGAGCTTCTGAACCAGCTGGATGGGTTCCAACCCAACACTCAAGTAAAGGTCATTGCAGCCACCAACAGGGTGGACATCCTCGACCCTGCACTGCTCCGCTCAGGCCGTCTGGACCAGAAGATTGAATTCCCAATGCCCAACGAGGAGGCCCGGGCCAGAATCATGCAGATCCACTCCCGCAAGATGAATGTCAGTCCTGATGTGAACTACGAGGAGCTGGCCCGCTGTATGGATGACTTCAATGGGGCCCAGTGCAAGGCCGTGTGTGTGGAGGCGGGCATGATCGCGCTGCGCAGGGGTACCACGGAGCTCACGCATGAGGACTACATGGAAGGCATCCTAGAGGTGCAGGCCAAGAAGAAAGCCAACCTGCAGTACTACGCCTAG